A window of Cellulomonas fimi contains these coding sequences:
- a CDS encoding SRPBCC family protein, translating to MSVAEVWGARPDEVARRYACDDEAADHPVRLVRAVAVPAPRDVAFGWLCQLRLAPYSYDLLDNGGRRSPRSRTVDPSELTPGTAMMRIFALTSVEPGAHLTMRIVDRRALALFGPVTVTYAVHDDGPGRSRYVAVLRIGSRRQGRLVRAGRALLAWGDLVMMRKQLLTLAALAGREARQAPVRPASDPR from the coding sequence ATGAGCGTGGCGGAGGTCTGGGGCGCGCGTCCCGACGAGGTGGCCCGCCGGTACGCGTGCGACGACGAGGCCGCCGACCACCCGGTGCGGCTCGTGCGGGCGGTCGCCGTGCCCGCGCCGCGCGACGTCGCGTTCGGGTGGCTGTGCCAGCTGCGGCTCGCGCCGTACAGCTACGACCTCCTCGACAACGGCGGCCGGCGCAGCCCGCGGTCCCGCACCGTCGACCCGTCGGAGCTGACCCCGGGCACGGCGATGATGCGGATCTTCGCGCTCACGTCCGTCGAGCCGGGGGCCCACCTCACGATGCGGATCGTCGACCGGCGCGCGCTCGCGCTGTTCGGGCCGGTGACCGTGACGTACGCGGTGCACGACGACGGGCCGGGCCGGTCGCGCTACGTCGCCGTCCTGCGCATCGGCTCGCGACGGCAGGGTCGGCTGGTCCGGGCCGGTCGCGCGCTGCTCGCGTGGGGCGACCTCGTGATGATGCGCAAGCAGCTCCTGACGCTGGCCGCGCTCGCGGGCCGGGAGGCGCGGCAGGCGCCCGTCAGGCCCGCGAGCGACCCGCGCTGA
- a CDS encoding phosphatase PAP2 family protein: protein MHEFLHRYELDTSAPTSRQFWHDLSRRALLPAVGLWLLIVGVGLLIVGPLGNLPSEAGVNEWFVSRRTDALNTLTTVLSGIGQTEFIIGACALAIGLIWWRTKQWWFAVVPGLAVSLQAIVFLTSALVVGRTRPEVEQLDVSPPTSSYPSGHTGAATAFYLTLAALCQRIGNPVLRWVATILCVLVPFAVGVGRMYRGMHSLTDVAMGFVNGVACAVLAWGYLRRDVRPGRSAGDAVSAGRSRA, encoded by the coding sequence GTGCACGAGTTCCTGCACCGCTACGAGCTGGACACGTCGGCCCCGACGTCCCGCCAGTTCTGGCACGACCTGTCCCGCCGCGCGCTGCTGCCGGCCGTCGGGCTGTGGCTACTGATCGTCGGCGTCGGCCTGCTGATCGTCGGGCCGCTCGGCAACCTGCCGTCCGAGGCGGGCGTCAACGAGTGGTTCGTCAGCCGCCGCACCGACGCGCTGAACACGCTCACCACGGTGCTGTCCGGGATCGGCCAGACCGAGTTCATCATCGGCGCGTGCGCGCTCGCGATCGGGCTGATCTGGTGGCGCACCAAGCAGTGGTGGTTCGCGGTCGTGCCGGGCCTCGCGGTGTCGCTGCAGGCGATCGTCTTCCTCACGTCCGCGCTGGTCGTCGGCCGCACCCGGCCCGAGGTCGAGCAGCTCGACGTCTCCCCGCCGACGTCGTCGTACCCGAGCGGCCACACGGGTGCCGCGACCGCGTTCTACCTGACGCTCGCCGCGCTGTGCCAGCGGATCGGCAACCCCGTGCTGCGGTGGGTCGCGACGATCCTGTGCGTGCTCGTGCCGTTCGCCGTGGGGGTCGGTCGGATGTACCGGGGCATGCACTCGCTCACCGACGTGGCCATGGGGTTCGTCAACGGCGTCGCGTGCGCGGTCCTCGCGTGGGGCTACCTGCGGCGTGACGTGCGACCCGGGCGGTCAGCGGGCGACGCGGTCAGCGCGGGTCGCTCGCGGGCCTGA
- a CDS encoding phosphatase PAP2 family protein: MRATTVRRRALVRAATLGAVVALPVVVLAFLVRAQVTAVVRFDEAVIAAATDVTRADPTLRTALVVWQEAFRAVFVNAAGALVCLWVWRRHRLGTRALWAVGTLLAGWVLQLAAKGLVQRARPVVEDAVEHAPGSSFPSGHATNTAVVAVTLTLLVWPLLGRVGRVVVPAVAGLAVVVTAADRVMLGVHYPSDVVAGILLGVAIAGASYVGYRGWGADTPPPADVPDVPHGGDAVPEPARRDDDVTPATPSPAARRTAGTPVPREEP, translated from the coding sequence ATGCGCGCCACCACCGTCCGCCGCCGCGCCCTCGTGCGCGCCGCGACGCTGGGTGCCGTCGTCGCGCTGCCCGTGGTCGTGCTCGCGTTCCTGGTGCGCGCCCAGGTGACCGCCGTCGTGCGGTTCGACGAGGCCGTGATCGCCGCCGCGACCGACGTCACGCGCGCCGACCCGACGCTGCGCACGGCACTCGTCGTGTGGCAGGAGGCGTTCCGCGCGGTGTTCGTCAACGCGGCCGGGGCGCTGGTGTGCCTGTGGGTGTGGCGGCGGCACCGGCTCGGCACGCGCGCGCTGTGGGCGGTCGGCACGCTGCTCGCCGGGTGGGTCCTCCAGCTCGCCGCGAAGGGACTCGTGCAGCGCGCCCGGCCCGTCGTCGAGGACGCCGTCGAGCACGCGCCCGGGTCCAGCTTCCCGTCCGGCCACGCGACCAACACCGCCGTCGTGGCCGTCACGCTCACCCTGCTCGTCTGGCCCCTGCTCGGCCGCGTCGGACGCGTCGTGGTGCCCGCGGTCGCGGGGCTCGCGGTCGTCGTCACCGCGGCCGACCGGGTGATGCTCGGTGTGCACTACCCGTCCGACGTCGTCGCCGGGATCCTCCTGGGCGTCGCCATCGCGGGTGCGTCCTACGTCGGCTACCGCGGCTGGGGCGCCGACACCCCGCCGCCCGCGGACGTCCCCGACGTGCCGCACGGCGGCGACGCCGTGCCCGAGCCGGCCCGACGCGACGACGACGTCACGCCGGCCACCCCGTCCCCCGCCGCCCGGCGCACCGCCGGGACGCCCGTCCCCCGTGAGGAGCCCTGA
- a CDS encoding L,D-transpeptidase, with amino-acid sequence MRTPVADSRRAAGAAAVVALVVGLTGCADAGAATAPQPVVLAAPVAVAKVAAPPPPAPVDLTTLPVVDVLHVVPGLPGSEGLTPLENDDPSLGRWRTVVVSEPTAVHASVGGPAVGVLPTDVLGAANVLPVVDESPGWVRVLLATRGALPRDDRAQVNGRTGWVRADDLMPAGTDWSVVVDVAAQTLTVDDGTSVRTFPVVATGAPATPTPHGLAFLLGLRWSEPGTTTPRVLPLSTQSETIDHYDKPTGTAVTAIHTTTLRGRGAVSNGCVRVTDDVLDVLWQAPAGTVVTTVG; translated from the coding sequence GTGCGCACGCCCGTCGCCGACAGCCGCCGCGCGGCCGGTGCGGCCGCCGTGGTCGCGCTGGTCGTGGGCCTGACGGGGTGCGCCGACGCGGGCGCCGCCACCGCACCGCAGCCCGTCGTGCTCGCCGCACCGGTCGCCGTCGCCAAGGTCGCCGCGCCCCCACCCCCGGCACCCGTCGACCTCACGACGCTGCCCGTGGTCGACGTGCTGCACGTGGTGCCCGGCCTGCCCGGCAGCGAGGGGCTCACGCCGCTCGAGAACGACGACCCGTCACTGGGGCGTTGGCGCACGGTCGTCGTGTCGGAGCCCACGGCGGTCCACGCGAGCGTCGGCGGGCCGGCCGTCGGCGTGCTGCCGACCGACGTGCTCGGCGCCGCGAACGTCCTGCCCGTCGTCGACGAGTCCCCCGGCTGGGTCCGCGTGCTGCTCGCGACGAGGGGGGCGCTCCCGCGCGACGACCGCGCGCAGGTCAACGGGCGCACGGGGTGGGTCCGCGCGGACGACCTCATGCCCGCGGGCACCGACTGGTCGGTCGTCGTCGACGTCGCCGCCCAGACGCTCACCGTCGACGACGGCACGTCGGTGCGCACGTTCCCCGTCGTCGCCACGGGTGCACCCGCGACACCGACCCCGCACGGCCTGGCGTTCCTGCTCGGCCTGCGCTGGTCGGAGCCCGGCACGACGACCCCGCGCGTCCTGCCGCTCTCGACCCAGAGCGAGACGATCGACCACTACGACAAGCCCACGGGCACGGCGGTCACCGCGATCCACACGACGACCCTGCGCGGTCGCGGGGCCGTGTCGAACGGGTGCGTGCGGGTGACCGACGACGTGCTCGACGTGCTCTGGCAGGCGCCCGCGGGCACCGTCGTGACCACCGTCGGCTGA
- a CDS encoding flavin reductase family protein, whose translation MTAEILRALDADLALHDEEQLTPDAYKDVFRRHPAGVAVVTLRDGERLVGFTATSVISVSAAPPLLAFSLASTSSSWPAVSRARTLAISFLSGAQDDVSARFATSGIDRFAAGGWSALPSGEPVIDGAVSWVRGRVVQRTPVGGSYLVSVRALAHGTTDEVTPLVYHDRTYHRIGDATAI comes from the coding sequence ATGACCGCCGAGATCCTGCGCGCCCTCGACGCCGACCTCGCGCTGCACGACGAGGAGCAGCTCACGCCCGACGCGTACAAGGACGTGTTCCGCCGCCACCCCGCCGGAGTCGCGGTCGTCACGCTCCGCGACGGCGAGCGGCTCGTCGGCTTCACCGCGACGTCCGTCATCTCCGTGTCCGCCGCGCCGCCGCTGCTCGCGTTCTCGCTCGCGTCGACGTCGTCGTCGTGGCCCGCCGTCTCGCGCGCCCGGACGCTCGCGATCAGCTTCCTGTCCGGCGCGCAGGACGACGTGTCGGCCCGGTTCGCCACGAGCGGGATCGACCGGTTCGCCGCCGGCGGCTGGTCGGCGCTGCCGTCGGGCGAGCCCGTGATCGACGGTGCCGTCTCGTGGGTGCGCGGCCGCGTCGTGCAGCGCACGCCCGTCGGCGGCTCCTACCTCGTGTCCGTCCGGGCGCTCGCGCACGGCACGACCGACGAGGTCACGCCGCTCGTCTACCACGACCGCACCTACCACCGGATCGGGGACGCGACCGCGATCTGA
- a CDS encoding NADPH-dependent FMN reductase: MSHLTGPSVVALVGNPRPASRTRSTAEHVAGRLLPHLGADPAGPTTDGVTTVDLADVAGELFAAERPAADAALRTVAAAGVLVVATPVYKASYTGLLKAFLDGYGPDGLAGVVGVPLVVTGSPAHALVGEVHLRPLLVELGATVPTRALVVTETDLRDPAALDAVVDRWLDRAAEPLRRAVRDAADLAEALR; the protein is encoded by the coding sequence GTGAGCCACCTGACTGGTCCGAGCGTCGTCGCCCTCGTGGGCAACCCGCGCCCGGCCTCCCGCACCCGCAGCACGGCCGAGCACGTCGCCGGCCGCCTGCTGCCCCACCTCGGCGCCGACCCCGCCGGTCCCACGACCGACGGGGTCACGACGGTCGACCTCGCCGACGTCGCGGGCGAGCTGTTCGCCGCCGAGCGCCCGGCCGCCGACGCGGCGCTGCGGACCGTCGCCGCGGCGGGTGTCCTCGTCGTCGCGACGCCCGTCTACAAGGCGTCGTACACGGGCCTGCTCAAGGCGTTCCTCGACGGGTACGGGCCCGACGGGCTGGCCGGGGTCGTCGGGGTCCCGCTCGTCGTCACGGGCTCCCCCGCGCACGCGCTCGTCGGCGAGGTGCACCTGCGGCCCCTGCTCGTCGAGCTCGGCGCGACCGTCCCGACGCGGGCGCTCGTCGTCACCGAGACGGACCTGCGGGATCCGGCAGCCCTCGACGCCGTCGTCGACCGGTGGCTCGACCGGGCGGCCGAACCGCTGCGTCGCGCCGTCCGCGACGCCGCCGACCTCGCGGAGGCGCTGCGATGA
- a CDS encoding tyrosine-protein phosphatase codes for MTDVGDAHVLPATAVTNLRDLGGRATADGGTVARGVAFRSAELTSDGVADDPALAALGLRTVVDLRTAAEREARPERLPAGARLVELDVLADLPGAAAAQAATLLTRPAALLETLDGMDVAEQMRATYRRLVSAPAALAGYAAFARTVLDAQGTPVLFHCTAGKDRTGWAATVLLLAAGVDEDGAMDEFLAVNPAVRATFAPLLAQLDAAGGDATLVTPFLEVRPDYLRAALDTMQARFGSFDGYLADGLGLTPVEVEALRRTLRADA; via the coding sequence ATGACGGACGTCGGCGACGCGCACGTGCTCCCCGCGACCGCCGTGACCAACCTGCGCGACCTCGGCGGCCGCGCGACCGCGGACGGCGGGACCGTCGCGCGCGGTGTCGCGTTCCGCTCGGCCGAGCTCACGTCGGACGGTGTCGCGGACGACCCCGCCCTCGCCGCGCTCGGCCTCCGGACGGTCGTCGACCTGCGCACGGCCGCTGAGCGGGAGGCCCGCCCCGAACGGCTGCCCGCGGGTGCGCGGCTCGTCGAGCTCGACGTGCTCGCCGACCTCCCCGGCGCCGCCGCAGCCCAGGCGGCGACGCTGCTCACCCGCCCCGCGGCCCTGCTCGAGACGCTCGACGGCATGGACGTCGCCGAGCAGATGCGCGCCACGTACCGGCGGCTCGTCTCGGCACCGGCGGCGCTCGCGGGCTACGCGGCGTTCGCGCGGACCGTCCTCGACGCGCAAGGCACGCCGGTCCTGTTCCACTGCACGGCCGGCAAGGACCGCACGGGCTGGGCCGCGACGGTGCTGCTCCTCGCGGCGGGCGTCGACGAGGACGGCGCGATGGACGAGTTCCTCGCCGTGAACCCGGCGGTCCGGGCCACGTTCGCACCGCTGCTCGCACAGCTCGACGCGGCAGGCGGCGACGCGACGCTCGTCACGCCGTTCCTCGAGGTGCGGCCCGACTACCTGCGGGCCGCGCTCGACACGATGCAGGCCCGGTTCGGCTCGTTCGACGGGTACCTCGCCGACGGCCTCGGTCTCACGCCCGTCGAGGTCGAGGCCCTGCGCCGCACGCTCCGCGCCGACGCCTGA
- a CDS encoding AAA family ATPase, with amino-acid sequence MHEDELVSPIRKGAHDIALDRERMRRRRVYRLAAVVLAAEAYVIVSALLGRSPLPALPEVDPLILVPVLFFAALLVLLVGTQVGSARSPHLTYRPEQVDVRLDDVIGIDPVKEDVRRSIDLFQTHRRFADQMGGTPRRGLLFEGLPGTGKTMTAKAMAAEAGVPFLFVSATSFQSMYYGATARKIRAYFRALRRAARTEGGAIGFIEEIDAIAMRRGGLLASSSRTVVGAATAGTPGVVTNAAISEGTGGVVNELLVQMQSFDEPTGGDKVYNRLVAAVNLFLPATRQIRQRRPGRAPILLIAATNRADSLDPALLRPGRFDRRLTFSAPDAHGRRALVDHFLARRAHDAELDDPVARDRVAASTNGWTPVMIEHLLDEALVNALRRGSLTMSFQDVETARITEMVGIGQPVRYTRAEQELIATHEAGHAVTAWLVAPNRSLEVLTIIRRGEALGLLAHGDCEEVWTRSQGDLRALVQIAMGGWVAEELFFGQTTTGPASDLAAATRTAAQMVGAAGMTGSLVSFLATEKPLVDAVVSDERAREQLEQVLEDARATVRRLLSRHRYLVEALRDALLERHELLGREITDVLVAAHEAATRGADAVVPQLADEPSRPTPAAVPLGGPTA; translated from the coding sequence ATGCACGAGGACGAGCTGGTCTCCCCCATCCGCAAGGGTGCGCACGACATCGCGCTCGACCGCGAGCGCATGCGGCGTCGACGCGTGTACCGGCTCGCGGCCGTCGTGCTGGCGGCCGAGGCGTACGTGATCGTGAGTGCGCTGCTCGGCCGGAGCCCGCTCCCGGCCCTGCCGGAGGTCGACCCGCTGATCCTCGTCCCCGTGCTGTTCTTCGCCGCGCTGCTCGTGCTGCTCGTCGGCACGCAGGTCGGCTCGGCGCGCTCGCCGCACCTCACGTACCGCCCCGAGCAGGTTGACGTGCGCCTGGACGACGTCATCGGGATCGACCCGGTGAAGGAGGACGTGCGCCGCTCGATCGACCTGTTCCAGACGCACCGGCGGTTCGCCGACCAGATGGGCGGCACGCCGCGCCGCGGCCTGCTCTTCGAGGGGCTGCCGGGCACGGGCAAGACGATGACCGCGAAGGCGATGGCCGCCGAGGCCGGCGTGCCGTTCCTGTTCGTGTCCGCGACGTCGTTCCAGTCGATGTACTACGGCGCGACCGCGCGCAAGATCCGCGCGTACTTCCGGGCGCTGCGGCGGGCGGCGCGCACCGAGGGCGGCGCGATCGGGTTCATCGAGGAGATCGACGCGATCGCGATGCGTCGCGGCGGCCTGCTCGCGTCGTCGTCGCGCACGGTCGTCGGGGCGGCGACGGCGGGGACGCCCGGAGTCGTCACGAACGCCGCGATCAGCGAGGGCACGGGTGGCGTCGTCAACGAGCTGCTCGTGCAGATGCAGTCGTTCGACGAGCCGACGGGCGGCGACAAGGTCTACAACCGGCTGGTCGCCGCGGTGAACCTGTTCCTGCCGGCGACGCGTCAGATCCGCCAGCGTCGTCCCGGACGCGCCCCGATCCTGCTCATCGCGGCGACGAACCGCGCCGACTCGCTCGACCCCGCGCTGCTGCGCCCGGGTCGGTTCGACCGCCGGCTCACGTTCTCCGCGCCGGACGCGCACGGCCGCCGCGCGCTCGTCGACCACTTCCTGGCCCGCCGCGCGCACGACGCCGAGCTCGACGACCCCGTCGCCCGGGACCGTGTCGCGGCGTCGACGAACGGCTGGACACCCGTGATGATCGAGCACCTGCTCGACGAGGCGCTGGTCAACGCGCTGCGCCGCGGCTCGCTCACGATGTCGTTCCAGGACGTCGAGACGGCCCGCATCACCGAGATGGTCGGCATCGGCCAGCCCGTCCGCTACACGCGCGCCGAGCAGGAGCTCATCGCGACGCACGAGGCGGGCCACGCCGTGACGGCGTGGCTGGTCGCCCCGAACCGGTCGCTCGAGGTCCTCACGATCATCCGTCGCGGCGAGGCGCTCGGGCTGCTCGCGCACGGCGACTGCGAGGAGGTCTGGACGCGGTCGCAGGGCGACCTGCGCGCGCTCGTGCAGATCGCGATGGGCGGCTGGGTCGCGGAGGAGCTGTTCTTCGGCCAGACGACGACCGGCCCGGCCAGCGACCTGGCGGCGGCGACGCGGACCGCGGCGCAGATGGTCGGGGCGGCGGGCATGACGGGGTCGCTCGTGTCGTTCCTCGCGACGGAGAAGCCGCTGGTCGACGCGGTGGTGAGCGACGAGCGCGCCCGCGAGCAGCTCGAGCAGGTGCTGGAGGACGCGCGCGCGACCGTCCGGCGGCTGCTCTCCCGGCACCGGTACCTGGTCGAGGCGCTGCGTGACGCGCTGCTGGAGAGGCACGAGCTGCTGGGTCGGGAGATCACGGACGTGCTGGTCGCCGCGCACGAGGCCGCGACGCGCGGCGCCGACGCGGTGGTCCCGCAGCTCGCCGACGAGCCCTCCCGCCCGACTCCCGCCGCCGTGCCGCTGGGCGGTCCGACCGCCTGA